In Naumovozyma castellii chromosome 1, complete genome, one DNA window encodes the following:
- the NOC3 gene encoding Noc3p (ancestral locus Anc_5.222) — protein sequence MARKKRSQESILERTNKKRKQEDALLETGSFNDAGSLSDTDVYDKVASKIKSWDDEEQDYELKPRKLKDAEEDMVEGLPIKINGKVERNLVKRQRKQSQTKEEIEDDEDEEEDKSETMQASEKDAVNESDAEPDTEERIIELKEDIADLVEKIMEDPEENTTALTRLCKMANSKNPNNCKFSMLALVSVFKSIIPGYRIRPLTDLEKKEKVTKEVAKLRAFEQALVANYRNYIETLKRLSRVANNDNPVQVSLGVLAMQAANEIASNASHFNFRSEVFTLILRRICKPNIAVDPIAEASIKTIETLLNADDEGGISIEIIRILSKILKVRNYNVEETVLNMLLSLDVLHDFDPNTRNDDENVAFKMKKKDRVHLSKKQRKVRKEMKEIEEEMQKAEQVVSAEERERNQASILKMVLSLYLNILRNKSERLVGSVLEGLAKFGNMANFDLLGDFLEVMKELIFDAEMDNLTSAEVRKVLLCIVSAFSIVSNNNHMKINIDLSTFVDALYSILPYVSLDADLELSYKSLRLADPLNDELIKPAVNVSTKAELLLKALDHVFFRSKSGTKIRATAFTKRLYICMQHTPEKTTIALLKFIEKLTTRYPEVGGLYSTEDRIANGNFNMQTDSLSRSNPDAATLWENVILTKHYCPIVVKGVRSLSTKSKEFSK from the coding sequence ATGGCTAGAAAAAAGAGATCTCAGGAATCTATTCTAGAaagaacaaataaaaagagAAAGCAAGAAGACGCATTATTGGAAACAGGATCCTTCAATGATGCAGGTTCTTTGTCTGATACGGATGTCTATGATAAGGTTGCATCCAAAATCAAGTCCTGGGATGATGAGGAACAAGATTATGAGTTAAAACCAAGAAAACTGAAAGATGCAGAGGAAGATATGGTTGAAGGGCTTCCGATTAAGATTAATGGGAAAGTTGAAAGAAACTTGGTCAAGAGGCAAAGAAAACAATCTCAAACAAAGGAAGAAatagaagatgatgaagatgaagaagaagataaatcTGAGACAATGCAGGCATCTGAGAAGGATGCTGTAAATGAGAGTGATGCAGAACCTGACActgaagaaagaattattgAGCTGAAGGAAGATATTGCCGATCTCGTTGAAAAGATTATGGAAGATCCAGAGGAAAATACAACTGCTCTAACGAGATTGTGTAAAATGGctaattcaaaaaatccAAACAACTGTAAGTTTTCCATGCTGGCATTAGTATCTGTTTTCAAGAGTATCATTCCTGGTTACAGAATTCGACCTTTGACAGACttagaaaagaaggaaaaggtGACTAAGGAAGTTGCTAAGCTGAGAGCATTTGAGCAGGCTCTTGTTGCAAATTACAGGAACTACATAGAAACCCTGAAACGATTGTCAAGGGTtgcaaataatgataaccCTGTTCAAGTTTCTCTTGGTGTTTTAGCTATGCAAGCTGCTAACGAAATTGCCTCCAATGCATCTCATTTTAATTTTAGGTCAGAAGTATTCACTCTGATTTTACGTCGTATTTGCAAGCCAAATATTGCTGTTGATCCAATTGCCGAGGCTTCAATAAAAACAATAGAGACTCTATTGAATGCCGATGATGAAGGTGGTAtctcaattgaaataataagaattctgtcaaaaattttgaaagtaAGAAACTACAATGTGGAAGAAACGGTTTTGAACATGTTACTCTCCCTGGATGTTCTTCACGATTTTGATCCAAACACTAGAAACGACGATGAGAATGTCGCATTtaagatgaagaaaaaggaTAGAGTCCATTTATCCAAAAAACAGAGAAAAGTAAGGAAGGAAATGAAGGAAATTGAGGAAGAAATGCAAAAAGCGGAACAAGTTGTATCTGctgaagaaagagaaagaaacCAAGCATCGATTTTAAAAATGGTATTGTCGTTGTATCTAAATATACTGAGGAATAAATCTGAGAGACTAGTAGGTTCAGTATTGGAGGGTCTTGccaaatttggaaatatgGCTAATTTCGATCTTTTGGGAGATTTCTTAGAAGTGATGAAAGAGCTAATTTTTGACGCCGAAATGGATAATTTGACTTCTGCAGAAGTGCGTAAAGTCCTGTTATGTATTGTCAGTGCATTTTCCATCGTATCCAATAATAACCATATGAAAATCAATATCGATCTCTCCACATTTGTGGATGCTCTTTATTCTATTTTACCATATGTTTCGCTTGATGCTGATTTGGAGCTTTCATACAAATCGTTAAGGTTAGCTGATCCACTTAATGATGAACTGATAAAACCAGCAGTTAATGTATCAACCAAGGCAGAACTTCTACTAAAGGCACTAGATCATGTCTTCTTCAGATCCAAATCTGGTACAAAGATAAGAGCGACAGCCTTCACGAAACGTCTATATATTTGTATGCAACATACACCTGAAAAGACGACAATAGCTCTATTGaagtttattgaaaagttaACAACAAGATACCCAGAAGTCGGGGGGTTGTACTCTACTGAAGATAGAATTGCAAATGGTAATTTCAACATGCAAACTGACAGTCTTTCAAGAAGTAATCCAGATGCAGCAACTCTATGGGAGAATGTAATCCTTACCAAGCATTATTGTCCTATAGTGGTGAAAGGTGTCCGTTCATTATCAACTAAGTCCAaagaattttcaaaatga
- the SAG1 gene encoding Sag1p (ancestral locus Anc_5.225), with translation MFIKSAILLGLSYLSVVLSKEITDVKYSGLSYSPAYSVLYPDQGWIASFDFSISDTSSIAKGDTFSLSMPYVYRVKFDDNDEYIAVPLNNGTNAFQCTVSQQAAYLNEDTILTCTALTDLSSYSSIDGALSFVVVFNSGGSAYQYELADASFFSAGTMDVPLGDQMSAPITFSAAPEFTGAYSIGRSTTFGYFESYYVGMQCPNGYLVGGAGQINYDIADAGYSLDCSSVQVNKSGKFNDWFLPEDSEDSGADVNCFNNELWFTVGEEQSGEMIWVNALQSVPVGYNTISHDINLQYTCMDTMASTTYTTSYTKTRVYVSYEGVNSATATAVLKPNDPLKTTTTTPWTGTYTTTYSTESTYTTGTDGSSTPEIIIHVETPNTVLTSTTTTPWTGTYTTTYSTESTYTTGTDGSSTPEIIIHVETPNTVLTSTTTTPWTGTYTTTYSTESTYTTGTDGSSTPEIIIHVETPNTVLTSTTTTPWTGTYTTTYSTESTYTTGTDGSSTPEIIIHVETPNTNITVTSTTSSISLSTDITTSSEKVTITTTNISTTISTITSCEGGCNPELPTTSVDTNTSSANQPSSSKSSTDISTTTSVDQTSSVPTVEKSVGSTVVRSSTTLTIEESSYITVVRTSTFSTQPSSPSTTVNETSSVMTIQKSTSTAIVESSSTLTIQKSSITTIVQTSSLPPTQNLHSTTISMHVTFPSSTLSSVLVQYPPSSSFSKPPLQPFSLQISSINTPLTLSEYQGFGSQLQANGILSLLATLFSFILL, from the coding sequence ATGTTTATTAAATCAGCAATTTTACTTGGGTTAAGTTACTTATCTGTTGTTCTGTCGAAGGAAATAACAGATGTTAAATACTCCGGATTATCTTATTCTCCAGCGTATTCTGTTCTTTACCCAGACCAAGGTTGGATCGCCTCTTTTGATTTCAGTATCTCAGATACTTCCTCGATTGCTAAAGGTGATACGTTTTCTTTATCAATGCCTTATGTCTATCGtgttaaatttgatgataatgatgaatatattgCTGTACCTTTAAATAATGGTACTAACGCCTTCCAGTGTACTGTCTCTCAACAAGCCGCTTATCTGAACGAAGATACTATTTTAACATGTACGGCTTTAACAGATCTATCTTCCTACTCTTCAATCGATGGTGCACTCTCATTCGTCGTGGTTTTCAATAGTGGTGGTTCAGCATATCAATATGAATTAGCAGATGCCAGTTTTTTTTCAGCAGGGACAATGGATGTCCCATTAGGTGATCAAATGTCTGCTCCAATTACATTTAGTGCTGCCCCAGAGTTTACCGGTGCGTATTCTATTGGTCGTTCAACCACATTCGGTTATTTTGAAAGTTATTATGTTGGTATGCAATGTCCAAACGGTTATTTGGTGGGTGGTGCTGGACAAATTAACTATGATATTGCAGATGCCGGTTATAGTTTGGATTGTTCTTCTGTTCAAGTTAACAAATCTGgtaaattcaatgattgGTTCCTACCAGAAGATAGCGAGGACTCTGGGGCTGATgtcaattgtttcaataatgaattatgGTTCACCGTTGGTGAAGAACAATCTGGTGAGATGATCTGGGTAAATGCATTACAATCCGTTCCAGTTGGTTATAATACTATAAGTCATGACATTAATCTACAATATACCTGTATGGACACGATGGCGTCAACCACGTACACTACTTCGTACACTAAGACAAGAGTCTACGTCAGTTATGAAGGTGTAAACTCAGCAACTGCAACTGCTGTATTAAAGCCTAATGATCCTTTAAAAACTACAACTACTACTCCTTGGACCGGTACATACACCACCACCTACTCCACCGAGTCTACTTACACCACTGGTACTGACGGCTCCTCCACTCCAGAAATTATCATCCATGTTGAGACTCCAAACACTGTTTTGACTTCTACCACCACTACTCCTTGGACTGGTACATACACTACTACCTACTCTACCGAGTCTACTTACACCACCGGTACTGACGGCTCCTCCACTCCAGAAATTATCATCCACGTTGAGACTCCAAACACTGTTTTGACTTCTACCACCACTACTCCTTGGACCGGTACATACACCACCACCTACTCCACCGAGTCTACTTACACCACTGGTACTGACGGCTCCTCCACTCCAGAAATTATCATCCATGTTGAGACTCCAAACACTGTTTTGACTTCTACCACCACTACTCCTTGGACCGGTACATACACCACCACCTACTCCACCGAGTCTACTTACACCACTGGTACTGACGGCTCCTCCACTCCAGAAATTATCATCCATGTTGAGACTCCAAATACCAATATAACTGTTACCAGTACTACTAGTAGTATTAGTCTTTCAACTGATATCACAACCTCATCTGAAAAAGTGACTATCACcacaacaaatatttctacAACGATATCAACCATAACAAGTTGCGAAGGAGGATGTAATCCTGAACTACCAACTACGTCGGTGGATACCAATACTTCGAGTGCCAACcaaccttcttcttccaaatcttcaaCTGATATCTCAACAACTACCTCTGTCGATCAAACGTCTTCTGTGCCAACTGTAGAAAAATCAGTTGGTTCTACTGTTGTAAGATCATCCACTACATTAACTATCGAAGAATCAAGCTATATAACTGTTGTAAGAACATCCACATTTAGTACCCAACCTTCAAGCCCTTCAACAACTGTTAACGAAACAAGTTCTGTAATGACTATCCAAAAATCTACTTCAACCGCTATTGTAGAATCATCTTCCACATtaacaattcaaaaatcATCTATTACTACAATTGTCCAAACCTCTTCCTTACCACCTACCCAAAATTTACATTCCACTACAATTTCTATGCATGTTACTTTCCCAAGTAGTACTTTATCTTCAGTTCTAGTGCAATACCCACCATCGAGCTCCTTTTCAAAGCCTCCTTTGCAACCATTCTCTTTACAGATAAGTTCTATTAATACTCCACTCACTCTATCAGAATATCAAGGTTTCGGTTCACAGCTACAAGCAAATGGTATTTTATCTCTTCTAGCCactttattttcatttattctGTTATAG
- the CMS1 gene encoding Cms1p (ancestral locus Anc_5.228): MSNPDDLDDGLLYEYDDAVDAEPIEETEEDQLNDRKRPLENEGVATQENTSIEERGDDNVDESHLSKRQKKLKNSKLHQKKKEQVEYQINQRKSIPKASSEAIVEYLATLIREKNPDLSALELNELYFKKTDFISTEKFNVDRNLVNFPQFLLQFSKAPKSVILSMSNIRVADVYRSVEGNNNAIKLFAKNKLKDDLQSVEDILGDKKSKGEGKDKKKKKGSMRYNNLKYFISTPTRMKSLLESTDAFFQGKDKLDIILDASYLDPKNNSLLSSDNTIVLCEILKLILEKKSSVKILLY, from the coding sequence ATGTCAAACCCTGATGATCTAGATGATGGTCTTTTATACGAATATGATGATGCTGTTGACGCCGAACCAATAgaagaaactgaagaaGACCAACTTAATGATAGAAAAAGACCACTAGAAAATGAAGGTGTTGCAACCCAGGAGAATACAAGTATTGAAGAACGTGGTGATGATAATGTGGACGAAAGTCATCTTTCTAAGAGacagaagaaattgaagaattcaaaaCTGCAccagaagaaaaaagagCAAGTAGAATATCAGATAAATCAAAGAAAGTCGATTCCAAAAGCATCTTCAGAAGCTattgttgaatatttggCCACGTTAATTAGGGAGAAGAATCCTGATTTAAGTGCATTGGAGTTGAACGAACTGTACTTTAAGAAGACAGATTTCATTTCCACAGAGAAATTTAACGTTGATCGTAATTTAGTAAACTTCCCACAATTCTTATTGCAATTTTCAAAGGCTCCTAAATCAGTTATACTCTCAATGTCCAACATTAGAGTTGCAGACGTTTACAGAAGTGTTGaaggtaataataatgctATAAAACTATTCGCTAAGAATAAACTGAAGGATGACCTGCAATCTGTTGAAGATATTCTAGGAGACAAGAAAAGTAAAGGTGAAGGAAaagataagaagaagaaaaagggaAGCATGAGGTATAACAATTTAAAATACTTTATTTCAACACCAACAAGAATGAAGAGTTTATTAGAATCCACCGACGCCTTTTTTCAAGGTAAGGACAAATTGGATATAATTCTAGATGCCAGTTACCTTGATCctaaaaataattcactACTGTCTTCAGATAACACAATTGTATTATgtgaaattttgaaacttatcttggaaaagaaaagttCAGTAAAGATCTTATTGTATTAG
- the NSE1 gene encoding Smc5-Smc6 complex subunit NSE1 (ancestral locus Anc_5.231) — protein sequence MSVVQEAQVPIVPPQQQNITADDISRYLLQYILAARGVCHENALMLALMRLKVDSHDVNAHWTISDWLEALNEHINAINIKLNLLNYKILRISHGIGKSAVSIKNRQNFGLFDTVGTTEDNEDDDNNDNKEDSRVVLPESNRFYVYVNLSSTEETKLATRFTPKEIEYVKWCLEKFCIQSGIIREMDQGNAITSSIVVHEVNRILLSATGDNTTNKWNKWTTFTLGSTELLQYDGFTATEIEAVLVKLCEHKWFYRTQNGVFGMDLKCIAELEEYLVSTFELATCQNCNKLAIQGVMCGSESCLQNGSPSSEGESTNKCRVWHIDCFQHYITHVSKDCDLCKNSLITNGVYVI from the coding sequence ATGTCTGTAGTTCAGGAAGCACAGGTGCCAATAGTCCCACCCCAGCAACAAAATATCACAGCGGATGATATCTCTAGATATCTATTACAATATATTCTAGCCGCAAGAGGTGTCTGTCATGAAAATGCATTGATGCTTGCATTGATGAGATTGAAAGTGGATTCTCACGACGTGAACGCCCATTGGACAATTTCAGACTGGTTAGAGGCCCTGAATGAACATATTAATGCCATtaatatcaaattgaatCTGCTTAACTATAAGATTTTAAGAATCAGCCACGGGATTGGGAAAAGTGCTGTGAGCATTAAGAATAGACAGAATTTTGGTCTTTTTGATACTGTTGGAACCACtgaagataatgaagatgacgatAACAATGATAACAAGGAGGACTCAAGGGTAGTATTACCTGAAAGTAACAGATTTTATGTTTATGTCAATCTTTCATCCACTGAAGAGACTAAATTGGCAACAAGATTCACCCCCaaggaaattgaatatgttAAATGGTGTTTAGAAAAATTTTGTATACAAAGTGGAATCATTAGAGAAATGGACCAGGGAAATGCTATAACGTCCTCGATAGTTGTCCATGAGGTAAACAGAATTTTATTAAGCGCTACAGGTGACAATACAACaaataaatggaataaatGGACCACTTTTACGTTAGGATCTACAGAATTATTACAATATGATGGCTTTACGGCGACGGAAATTGAAGCCGTTCTAGTTAAATTATGTGAACATAAATGGTTCTACAGAACTCAAAATGGTGTATTCGGTATGGACTTAAAATGTATTGCTGAGTTAGAGGAATATCTTGTGTCAACATTCGAATTAGCCACATGTCAGAACTGTAACAAATTAGCTATTCAAGGTGTTATGTGTGGAAGTGAGTCGTGCTTGCAAAATGGAAGTCCGAGCTCTGAAGGTGAATCAACTAACAAGTGCCGAGTGTGGCACATTGACTGCTTCCAACACTACATTACGCACGTTAGTAAGGACTGTGATCTTTGTAAGAACTCTCTGATAACAAATGGTGTATACGTTATATAG
- the RLP24 gene encoding ATPase-activating ribosome biosynthesis protein (ancestral locus Anc_5.233), whose amino-acid sequence MRIYQCHFCSSPVYPGHGIMFVRNDAKEFRFCRSKCHKSFKQRRNPRKLKWTKAFRKAAGKELAVDSTLTFAQRRNVPVRYNRELMATTLKAMSRIEEIRVKRERAFYKNRMRGNKERDFLRDKKLVEANPELLRMREVEIANKLAREQERAEMVSEEEEEEEEMDIDSEEEEEEQLEKQKILLKNKKRNSKKIAF is encoded by the coding sequence ATGAGAATCTACCAATGTCACTTCTGTTCCTCTCCCGTATACCCAGGTCATGGTATCATGTTTGTTCGTAACGACGCTAAAGAATTCAGATTCTGTCGTTCGAAATGTCATAAGTCCTTCAAACAACGTCGTAATCCACGTAAATTGAAGTGGACTAAGGCTTTTAGAAAGGCTGCTGGGAAGGAGTTGGCCGTGGATTCCACTTTAACTTTTGctcaaagaagaaacgTCCCTGTGAGGTATAACAGAGAATTAATGGCTACAACTTTGAAGGCTATGTCtagaattgaagaaattagagTGAAACGTGAAAGAGCCTTCTATAAGAATAGAATGAGAGGtaataaagaaagagatTTCTTGAGAGATAAGAAATTGGTGGAAGCTAACCCtgaattattaagaatGAGAGAAGTGGAAATTGCCAATAAACTTGCAAGAGAACAAGAAAGAGCTGAAATGGtttctgaagaagaagaggaagaagaagaaatggatATCGATtccgaagaagaagaagaggagcAATTAGAAAAGCAAAAGATTCTATtaaagaacaaaaaaagaaacTCAAAGAAGATTGCATTTTAA
- the TEN1 gene encoding Ten1p (ancestral locus Anc_5.234) has translation MSQLVVDICKLNQVLLNLNERSKEIFTNSSRRFRVVAQLLDIQPYDDEENEGFLCKLIVGNLPDFHAQILDDVAHFTQVKNVRLELYVSESLYRSTFDINCSNRTPELYDAVDLTVAIWNNGFINIKCEVIDIEILNLEEVNQLREFIASPMGQEFLQLSNSTGDYSQPNT, from the coding sequence ATGAGTCAGCTAGTCGTTGACATATGTAAGTTGAATCAGGTTCTTTTAAACCTCAATGAAAGAAGCAAAGAGATCTTTACCAATTCATCAAGAAGATTTCGTGTAGTAGCGCAGTTGTTAGATATTCAACCATACGATGacgaagaaaatgaaggaTTCTTGTGTAAATTGATAGTCGGGAATTTACCAGATTTCCATGCACAGATTTTGGATGATGTAGCCCATTTTACACAAGTTAAGAATGTACGTCTGGAATTGTATGTCTCAGAATCTCTCTATCGATCCACTTTTGATATAAATTGCTCAAATAGAACACCAGAGCTATATGATGCGGTAGACTTAACGGTGGCCATTTGGAATAACGGATTCATCAATATAAAATGTGAAGtaattgatattgaaatacTTAATTTAGAGGAAGTGAATCAATTGCGAGAATTCATAGCCTCTCCAATGGGGCAAGAATTCCTTCAACTGTCTAACTCCACAGGAGACTATTCCCAACCTAACACATAg
- the PRE3 gene encoding proteasome core particle subunit beta 1 (ancestral locus Anc_5.216) — protein sequence MNGIQVDMNRLKKGEVSLGTSIMAVTFKDGVILGADSRTTTGAYIANRVTDKLTRIHDKVWCCRSGSAADTQAVADIVQYYLDLYTTQYGTPSTKTAASVFKTLCYENKDNLTAGIIVAGFDDDTKKGEVYSVPLGGSIHKQKYAIAGSGSTFIYGYCDKNFKEDMTKDETIHFIKHSLSQAIKWDGSSGGVIRMVILTESGVERLIFYPDEYENL from the coding sequence ATGAACGGAATTCAAGTGGATATGAATCGCCTGAAGAAAGGGGAAGTCAGCTTGGGGACGTCTATCATGGCGGTAACATTTAAAGACGGTGTGATATTGGGTGCAGATTCGCGTACAACTACAGGTGCTTACATTGCTAACCGTGTTACTGATAAATTAACGAGGATTCATGATAAAGTTTGGTGTTGTAGATCCGGTTCTGCTGCTGATACACAAGCAGTGGCTGATATCGTGCAATATTACTTGGATTTATACACTACCCAATATGGAACCCCATCTACTAAGACAGCAGCATCGGTATTTAAGACTTTATGTTACGAAAATAAGGATAATTTGACAGCAGGTATAATTGTTGCCGGATTTGATGATGACACGAAGAAGGGTGAAGTGTACAGTGTGCCATTAGGTGGTTCCATCcataaacaaaaatacGCCATTGCAGGTTCTGGTTCAACGTTCATATATGGTTACTGTGAtaagaatttcaaagagGACATGACAAAGGATGAGACTATACATTTTATTAAGCATTCCCTCTCACAAGCAATTAAATGGGATGGGTCCTCCGGTGGTGTCATTAGAATGGTAATTTTAACCGAAAGTGGTGTTGAAAGATTAATCTTCTATCCAGATGAGTATGAGAATTTGTAG